In Amphiura filiformis chromosome 2, Afil_fr2py, whole genome shotgun sequence, one DNA window encodes the following:
- the LOC140146747 gene encoding LOW QUALITY PROTEIN: solute carrier family 35 member C2-like (The sequence of the model RefSeq protein was modified relative to this genomic sequence to represent the inferred CDS: inserted 1 base in 1 codon), whose translation MTGQPKTQFDVKLDAKLYRAAPHKLQRSPLFNFFALAVKTVSLVLFYYCFSISLTFYNKWLFKGFHFPLTVTIIHLAVKFVIAVAIRKCTERITKTKSITLGWSVYLKRVAPTGVASALDIGLSNWSLLYITISLYTMSKSTCIIFILLFAIVFGLQRPHLSQAVIVFLIAVGLFMFTYESTQFNLEGFIMVIGASVIGGLRWSLAQILTQKQELGLSNPVDTIYHLQPVMIIGLLPVAVVVEGIRISSTKXFLGFINVDVIFHTSMMLLFGACLAFMLALSEYLLLSRTSSLTLSISGIVKEIITLFLAAEINSDKMTALNAFGIVICISGITLHVITKALQSKGQTKVEHHIQTKNGDSLQMLLADGAMDESEDEDDDIYDRRRRTQVTRI comes from the exons ATGACAGGCCAACCAAAAACTCAATTTGACGTCAAATTAGATGCTAAACTCTACCGGGCTGCTCCACATAAGTTGCAGAGATCGCCGTTGTTCAATTTCTTTGCGTTAGCGGTGAAGACTGTCAGTCTGGTGTTGTTTTACTACTGTTTTTCTATTAGCTTGACATTTTACAATAAATGGTTATTTAAG GGCTTCCACTTCCCACTGACAGTAACCATAATTCATCTAGCCGTCAAATTTGTCATTGCTGTAGCCATCAGAAAATGTACTGAGAGAATCACTAAGACCAAAAGCATCACATTAGGATGGTCGGTTTATTTAAAGAGGGTAGCACCAACAG GTGTTGCCAGTGCTCTAGACATCGGGTTGTCAAATTGGAGTCTACTTTACATCACCATATCGCTGTACACAATGTCTAAATCAACCTGCATCATCTTTATATTGTTATTTGCTATTGTATTTGGTCTCCAAAGACCA CATCTAAGTCAAGCTGTGATTGTATTCCTGATCGCAGTGGGGCTCTTCATGTTCACCTATGAGTCGACTCAGTTCAACCTCGAAGGTTTTATTATGGTCATTGGGGCTTCTGTTATAGGAGGCTTGAGATGGTCACTAGCTCAGATTCTAACACAAAAGCAAGAATTAG GTTTATCGAATCCAGTAGATACAATATATCATTTGCAACCAGTCATGATAATTGGACTTCTTCCAGTAGCTGTTGTTGTTGAGG GTATAAGAATTTCATCGACCA GATTTTTAGGCTTCATCAATGTAGATGTGATATTCCATACGTCCATGATGTTATTATTTGGTGCTTGTTTAGCGTTCATGTTAGCACTGTCAGAGTATTTACTGTTATCAAGGACATCTAGTCTAACGTTATCAATATCCGGAATAGTTAAG gaaattatCACCTTGTTTTTAGCTGCAGAAATCAACTCGGACAAGATGACAGCATTAAATGCCTTTGGCATTGTCATATGCATCTCAGGAATCACACTGCATGTTATTACCAAAGCTTTACAATCAAAAG GACAAACCAAAGTTGAGCATCACATACAGACCAAAAATGGGGACTCGCTACAGATGCTACTCGCAGATGGTGCTATGGATGAGAGCGAAGATGAGGATGATGACATCTATGATAGGAGGAGGAGAACCCAGGTTACCAGAATATAG